The window TGCTCATCTCGCCTAACGCGGGCAACGTGGATGAGCCCACGCAGCTGGAGCCGCTTGGTGGCGGGCGATTCCGGATGATGGCGCGGTCGGGGGGCGGCGCGGTGGGGGAAGTGGTACAGTTCGTTGAGGAAGGGGGACGGGTGACCCGACTCCTGATCGGTGATGGCTTCTATCGTCGCGTCGCGCCGTAGCCTTGGTCGACCGGTCGGCGGTCGTTTTGCGAGCGTGATCTTGATGGGACGTCCCCGGAGTGGGGCGTCCCCCCTCGCGAGATCGGGGTAGGCGCTGGCATCTTGGCTGGATGAAAACAGCCCTCATGAATCGCGCCCTGATCGTGTCCGCCTTGCTGGCTGCTTCGGCGGAAGGGCAGGGCCGCGCCCACCCCGACAGCGCGCATCGCGCCATCCTCAAGGAGATGCTCGAGATCAACTCCTCCCCGGTCGGGGGGAAGGTCTCGCAGGCCTCGCGCGCCGTGGCTCGGCGCCTCCTCGCGGCTGGGTACCCGGCCGCGGACGTGCAGGTAATCGGTCCGTCGCCGGCCTGCCTCAACGTGGTGGCGACCCTCCGCGGCCGCGACCGGTCGACCAAGCCCATCCTGTTGATGGCCCACCTCGACGTGGTGAACGCCGAGCGCAAGGACTGGAAGTACGATCCGTTCGTGCTGCGGGAAGAGAACGGGTTCTTCCTGGGGCGCGGCGTGCTGGACAACAAGGCCGGCGCCAGCGTCATCGTGGCCAACATGGTGACGATGAAGCGCGAGCGGTTCGTGCCACAGCGCGACATCATCCTGGTCCTGACCTGCGACGAGGAGACAACGGCCGAGAACGGGATCGTCTGGTTGCTGAAGAACGTGCCGCGGCTCAAGGAAGCGGCCTACGCGCTGAATACCGACGCGGGTGGGGTCTACCAGTCCGAAGCAGGACGCCACGTCTTCGACCTGCAGGCGGCGGAGAAGACGTACATCGCGTTCGAGGCGACCGCCACGAACGAGGGCGGGCACTCGTCGCTGCCGCGGCCGGACAACGCGATCTACGCGTTGGCCAGCGGCCTCGCGCGGCTCGCGGCCCATCGCTTCCCGGTGGAGTACAACCCGGTCTCCCAGGCGTCGTATGCGAAGGGTGCCGAGGTGGAGCGCGGGCAGCTGGCGGATGACATGCGCGCGGCCGGGCGCGGGGAGACATCGGGGCCCGCGATCGAGCGGCTCCTGGCCATCCCACACATTGGCGCCGGGCTGCATACGACCTGTGTCGCGACGATGTTGCGCGGCGGGCACGCCGAGAACGCGCTGCCGCAGTCGGCGACCGCGACGATCAACTGCCGGGTGATGCCGGGGACCGAGGTCGAGTCGGTCCGTACGACACTCGCGCGGGTGATGGCCGACAGCACGATCGCGATCAAGCTCACCTATCCGCCGACGCCGAGCGGTGCGTCCCCACTCATGCCGGAGGTGATGGCGACGGTGGAGCGGTTGGCCGAGGAGTACTGGCCGAAGGCGCTCGTGGTTCCCGGGATGTCGAATGGGGCGACGGACGGCCTCTACCTGCGGAATGCCGGCGTGCCCGTGTTTGGGATTGCGGCGATCGCGGTGCAGCCGGAGGACGAGCGATCGCATGGCCTCGACGAACGGGTTCCGGTGGCGTCGGTGTACCGGGCGCGGACCTTCTGGGACAAGATGGTGCGCGAGCTGGCGTCGGCGGCGGGGAGGACGATGTGAGGGACCGCGATTCGGTGGTGGAGGTCGTGCGGAGCGCGACGGGCTTGAATCTGGTTGGGTGGGCTGCGATCACTGATGCGGCACGAGCGGCACGAGCGGCACGAGCGGCACGAGCGGCACGAGCGGCACGGGCGGCACGGGCGGCACGAGGAGCACGGGGGGCACGCGGGGGGGGGAGTGTCACGCGCCGACCTGGTGTTGTCGCGCTCTTGCTGAGTATTGCCTGCGCGAAGGAGGCGCCGCCGCCACCGCCGCCCGCGGTGCCGCCGGCCCCGATCGCGTGGGCGTATGACGCTCCTCCGGTCTGGGACGAACGGGTGACCTTCTCCGAGGACCAGCAGCCGGGAGCGCACCTCTCTTCGCGCGTGTTTCGCTATACGCCGCGCGACACGTCGGTGAGGCCGCAGGTCCTCCTCGGTATCGTCGTCTACGACAGCGCGGCGTGGGCGCGTTTAGCTGCCGAGGCTGGTCCGCCCCAGGGTGACTCGCTCACCAGTGCAGACGGACAGGTGTTTGTGGCGGGATTCCCGCAGTCGAATCCGTTCGCCGAGGGCTCGGCGGACTCTCGGACCTTTGACTCCCTCGCCGTTGACCTCGCCCGCGTGCGACAGGGGTTCCGCGTCCTGAGATGAGCGCGCCCACCGAGCGCGATCGCGCGGACATCATCCTGCTGCCACCGCTGATCTACCTTGGCGGGATCGTGGTGGGATTCATCATTGAATCGTGGTTCCCGACGTCGCTGGGCGATCGGCGGATGCTGAGTGTGCTTGGGGTCGTGGGGATCGCGGCTGGCGGGTTGCTCGGCGCGTGGGGTGACCTGACCATGAAGCGCTCGGGGACGAGCCCGTTCCCGTGGAAACCCACCAAGGCGATCGTCGATACCGGGCCGTATCGCTTCACCCGCAATCCGCTGTATGTCGCACAGGCGTTGATGCACGCGGGGGTCGCGGCGCTTGGGGATTCGGCGTGGGCGCTGGCGGCGCTGGTGCCGGTGCTGGTTGTGGTGCGCTACGGCGTGATCAAGCCGGAAGAGGAGTACCTCACGCGCAAGTTTGGCGACGCGTATGTCGGGTATACACGGCGCGTGCGGCGCTGGCTGGGCCCGGCCTGACGTCCCACTGGCGAACGCGATGCCCCGTTAGCCGGTCACCATCTCGTAGCCAGCCGCCGCGAAGTGCCGGTCCAGCGTCAGTGCTGAGCGGGTGCCGCGTTCGGCCATGATGGCGAAGCTCACGGCATCAACCAGCGAAAACGGCTTATCCGAGAATCGTGTGATCCAGTTGGTGACTGCGGCGTCTTCCAGGGACTCCGTGCTCGTCACGACCACGTTCGGCGATGCGCGCACCAACTGCAGGAAGCGCAATCCTACTCCGATTCCCGCGCGTCTCATGATGAGCGCGTGCGACTCGGCCACGACCAGGTTTGACGTCACGATGCGTTCGCGGCGTTCGATCCTGGTTCGCAGGGCGGCACTCAAACGCGCGTGATCCGGGTGGGACCGTACGACGAGGGGATACCACGCGCTGGTGTCGACAAACACCTCACTCATCACCTGTCCCCGTCGGGCTGCGCCTGCCACGACTGCTCCTCGGACTCCGCAAGCACTCGATCGTGCTCACGCGCGACGTCGCTGGCGTCACTCGTCGCGACGTCGTCGACGAGTCCGATCACACGAAGCGTCGGGTGCGCCGACGGGTCCAGATGCTGCAGCTCCAGTGCCTCGAGCCCCTGGCGGAGCACGTCAGACTTGGATGCCCCGAGCCGAGCGGTCAACCGTTCGAGTCGCGCCTGATCAGCCTCGGTCAGGTATACCTGCGCTGGCTCGCCGACGCGTCCTCTCGGCCGTGGCCTGTCATGAAATCGTGTCATGACATTACAGTATGACGGACAGGGAATTCAAGTCAAGCGTCGCGCGCGGCCGGGACGCGCTTGTCTCTCCCGGGACGTCGGCGTCCCCGTGGTGAGAATCTGACCACCACGCGTCCGTTCCTGCGCCAGAACCTCTGGCGGAGTCAACGGAATGCGACGCGTGGTGATGGGATTGGTGGGTGTGATGATCGGCTGCACAGGCGATGCATTGATGGGACCGCGACGGCCGCTCGCCCCGGATACACCATCTGCCAAGGTGTACCCTCCGTGGGCATACAGCGTCTCCTCGTTGTTCCCGGGGCAGCAATCGGTGGCCACTGCGGTCAATGACCTGAACCAGGTCGCTGGGCACGTTGGTGGCAGCGCCTTCCTGCGCGAGTCGAACGGGACCGTGTACCTCCTGCCTCTCAACGGCGCGGCCTGGGCCACCGCCACAGACATCACCACGCACGGCGTGGTGAGCGGCGCGGTGCTCCGAAACGGAGTTTCCTATCCTGCGGTTTGGACCACGCCCACCGCGCCCGCCAGCGAGCTGCCGCGACCCGGAGGCGTACACGCCATCAACGATCGACTTGAGGCGGTGGGCCGCTACGACCGCAAGGGATTCCCTCGTCCCATGTACTGGGACGTTCGCAACGGCACCGCTGTCTTCCTCCCGGTGCCCCCGGGCACGACACAAGGGTTCGCGAACGACATCAATAACGACCGCATCATCGTGGGCGAGGTGGATGGCCGGGGCGCCACCTGGCGCTGGAACGGGACCACGTGGGTCTTCGCGA is drawn from Gemmatimonadota bacterium and contains these coding sequences:
- a CDS encoding isoprenylcysteine carboxylmethyltransferase family protein; translated protein: MSAPTERDRADIILLPPLIYLGGIVVGFIIESWFPTSLGDRRMLSVLGVVGIAAGGLLGAWGDLTMKRSGTSPFPWKPTKAIVDTGPYRFTRNPLYVAQALMHAGVAALGDSAWALAALVPVLVVVRYGVIKPEEEYLTRKFGDAYVGYTRRVRRWLGPA
- a CDS encoding type II toxin-antitoxin system VapC family toxin codes for the protein MAGAARRGQVMSEVFVDTSAWYPLVVRSHPDHARLSAALRTRIERRERIVTSNLVVAESHALIMRRAGIGVGLRFLQLVRASPNVVVTSTESLEDAAVTNWITRFSDKPFSLVDAVSFAIMAERGTRSALTLDRHFAAAGYEMVTG
- a CDS encoding M20/M25/M40 family metallo-hydrolase, producing MKTALMNRALIVSALLAASAEGQGRAHPDSAHRAILKEMLEINSSPVGGKVSQASRAVARRLLAAGYPAADVQVIGPSPACLNVVATLRGRDRSTKPILLMAHLDVVNAERKDWKYDPFVLREENGFFLGRGVLDNKAGASVIVANMVTMKRERFVPQRDIILVLTCDEETTAENGIVWLLKNVPRLKEAAYALNTDAGGVYQSEAGRHVFDLQAAEKTYIAFEATATNEGGHSSLPRPDNAIYALASGLARLAAHRFPVEYNPVSQASYAKGAEVERGQLADDMRAAGRGETSGPAIERLLAIPHIGAGLHTTCVATMLRGGHAENALPQSATATINCRVMPGTEVESVRTTLARVMADSTIAIKLTYPPTPSGASPLMPEVMATVERLAEEYWPKALVVPGMSNGATDGLYLRNAGVPVFGIAAIAVQPEDERSHGLDERVPVASVYRARTFWDKMVRELASAAGRTM